Genomic DNA from Desulfovibrio sp. JC022:
GGTTTCCGCTTCAAGGTAGTAAGCTTCCTTGATGTCGGGGCGCATATCCATGGTCATATAGAACGCTTCGCCGCTACGTGCTCCGGTGGTGCAGACAAAAACTATGGGCTTGTCTGCGGAGAGAGTCTTGATCTTCTTCTCCAGCATATCCACGGGAATATTCACTGCGCTGGGGATATGTCCCTGAGCGAATTCGTCAGCATCACGGACATCAATCAGCATGATGGAGTTCGGTTTTTCAGCAATGATCTTCTTGAACTGCTCAATATCGATGCTGCCTTCTTCGCCGCCGGACTTCACTTCAACAGAACCGGATGCGCCGTAAAGCTCTTTCCAACCGGGATATCCGGCTTCTGCAACATGAACGTCCTTATAGCCGATGCCCATGGCCCGGATAGCGGACTTGTGGCTAAGCTTGCACTTGTAACCGCCACAAAAGTAGATAAGCTTGGTATTTCTCTTATCTGCGGGCAGCAGGCCGGTGCGCTTGGCCCACTTGGAATCGGGAATAGAGATTGCTGAAGGAATGGAACCGTCCAGAAACTTCTTGGTCGGACGGGCATCAATCAGCATGTAAGGTTCGCCCTTGGCCATCATTTCAGCAATAGGTTCGAGACCGATTGAACCATAGCGACCGGACTTCATCCAGCCGGGATACCCGTAGGGGTATACCTTTACGTTTTTGTAGCCCATTTTGACCGCTTTCTTGGCGGACTTATGACTCAGCTTACACTTGAGACCCTGACAATAAAAGATAAGCAGGGTGTTCTTGTCCTTGGGCAGCTTGTCGGTCATCTTATCGAACTGGGAATCCGGAATGGATACCGCAGTAGGGATGTAACCAAGAATGTACTTGCCCTTGTAAGGACGGGAGTCAATGATCATCACCCCTGCGGGTTTGGGCATTTTGGCGTACTTGGCAACAAAGTCGGTATCGACCATGTCTTTATACATCCAGTCCTGCATCTTGCTCTTGGGGATGACATCCTTAGCCATGGCAGGTGCGGCGATAAACGCCAGACACAGTGCCAATACCACTACCTTGAAAAACTGCATTTTCCTCATGTAATTCTCCCTTTTGCTCTATTTAAGATGATGCGCTGCGCGCTTGTATCTAAAATTTGCCTCCGGCGGCCCTCCGGGGGCCAAAGAAACTTTTTGAAAAAAGTTTCTCTGGACTCTTCCAAAACTTTTATTAAGGCTTCGCCGCTTTGTTTGTTTAATTTTGCGTTAGACTTCAGACGAAGGGTTATCTTTAACCTTGTCATACCAAAGCTTGTGGTGATGCTTGGCGTAATCTTCCGGCACATGCCCGGTGAACATGGAGCGGAAACCCGGTTTTTCTTCCGGTGAGATCGCCGCCATGTAGATATGGACCAGCAGACCTGCGAAGACCAGCCCTACAGCAAGGTAATGCAGGGTGATGGACCAGCTGACCAGGGCCATGTGTTCCGGGCCGAGGGTGCGGTCAGACAGGAACATAATGATCCCGGTAACCACGATTACGATTCCGCCCACAACAGAGGCTTGGGCGAATGCCTTCTGGCCCATATTGTAGTAGCCCTGATCGGGTAGCTCGGCATTTTTGCCCAGCAGTTTCGGTCCGGCAGTCATAAGGATCATCTTGCGGATCATCCAGACTATGTCACGGGCCGGATCAACCATGAAAACTTCCTTCAAGAAGAAGATCGCTCCCTTGAGATTGATCAGCATGTAGAGGAGCAGCCCCCCTGCCCAGACAAGCCCCAAGGTCACATGAATGGTCAGCAGATTGCCACCTCCGCCCACAAGTGAACGCATGAAGGCCGGATAGCCGGAACCCAGCGGGTCGATATCCGGGTTGCCGAAAAGGGCCAGCCCGGTAACCAGCAACAGGAACCAACAGGCCGCATTGAACCAGTGAATAAAAATGTCCGAGCGGTCATGCCGCTTGTATTGTCTCGAAGTCATTATTCATCACCTCCCTTGTTTTGGGAGTCGTCATGCTCTTCGGAACCGACCAGCAACTGGCGACCAAGCATGACTGCAACACCCAGACCGGACAGACCGACCACGGTCTTGACCACAGGGTTGACCATAGTGGTCAACACATCCATGGCTGAAGGCATTTTCGCTTCCACAGGCCATTCCAGCGGTGCGGTTTCACCCAGATAGATCATATTGGGCTTGGTATCCGACTTGGTATTAATAACCCGCACCAGCTTACCCTTGTTTTCCTGAAGCAGCCTTGCCGCCTCGGACTCGGGGTCATTGATGTCCCCGAAAACGCGAGCCTTGGTAGGACAGGTGTCCACACAGGCCGGGAGCAATCCCTGTTCACGGCGTTCTGCGCAGAAATTACACTTGTCCGCCTTACGGGTAATTTCATTACGAAACCGGGCATCATACGGACAGGCCGGAATACAGTTTCCGCAGCCGATGCACAAAGATGTGTCGATACGCACGGTGCCGTCTTTCTTATCTTTATAGGTAGCTCCGGTGGGACAAGCCTGAACACAGGTAGGATTATCACAGTGCATACAGCCGCCGGGCTGAAAATGGGTCCGCGGCCTGCCGGATGCAAAATCCGGAACCGAAGACTTGATCCAGTTACGCCACTGGCCATCAGGCACATCATTGGCGACCTTGCAGGAAGCTACGCAACCCTTGCAGTCTATACACTTTGACGAATCGATGACCATTGCGAGTTGTACGGTTTTACTCATGAAGCCACCTTCCTTGTTACGGAAACAAATGTTTCATGCAGGGCCGCATTACCGCAGATTTCATCGTATCCGCCCTCAAGCACCGCAGCCATACTGGCCCCTTCACCGAATATGAGGCTGAGTTGCGGAGACAGGGGACCGAAACCGGAAAGCATGTACACGGTATTTTCAAGGATGCCGTCGGTGATTTCCACCTTGAGTTCGCCCTTGCCTACGGAGCTTGAGACTTCCACCATATCTCCGGGCTTGATGCCCAGAGATTCTGCGGATTTGGTGTTCAACCAGAGGGTATTTGGCCCGGTGATCTGATGCAGCACCGCATTATTCTGGGAAGAAGTCTGGGTAACGCAGGCACTGCGCCCGATGACCATGCGGAATTTATTCTTGGGCGGCTTGGCCGGAGGGGTATAGATCGGCATAGGATCAACACCCATCTTTGCATAACGCTGGTTGTAGAACTCAACCTTCTTGCTGAGAGTCTTGTAAACCCGATCCTCATAGATGCCGTAAACCTTACTGGGATTATAGTAGACCCCGTCCTTTTCAAAGGCTTCAGCGGCACCGGGCAATTCACGGAGTTGCTTCTTGCGGTATTCTTCAATGGTGAAATCAAAGTATTCTCCCAGCTCCATCTTTCCGGCCACATCCTTGAGCACATCAAAGACCGGGCGGGATTCGTAAAGAGCCGGAACAACCGGATCACGCTGCACAACACAGGCGCAGGCCACGGAACCCTGCAAACCGGAAGCCGGGTCCTGCCGTTCCAGATAGCTGGGGGCGGGCAGCACGAGGTCAGCCATCCATGCGGTATCGCTCATGGCGATATCCACCACGGTCATGAATTCCATGGCGTTAGCCATCTCAATGGTCTTGGCCCGGTTGGGAGCGGTTCCCAACGGATTGGTCTTGTAAATGAACCAGCCTTTAACCGGGTACGGCTTGCCGGACAGAACCGCATCACGGGTGATGATAAATGAACCGTCATGCTCAAACATCATGGGCACCTTATGAGCGTCCACGCGGTCATCGGGGTTCTCATCATACCACGGAGCATCGTAGGGAACACCCTTGAGGCCCACTTCACGGGCAGCCAGCAGCCCGCCGGGCTGATCCCAGTTGCCGAGCAGTCCGTTCACAATGGCGAAGCTGCGGCGGATCTGGGTGGAATTCTTGTAATCGGAAGTGCGGCGGCCCGGATAGATCATAGAAGCCGGAGCAGCAGCAGCCAGCTCGCGGGCGATGCGGGCGATATCCTGCGCCGGGATACCGCATTCTTCAGCGGCAAACCGAGGATCGTACTTCTGCACATGTTCACGAAGCTGGTCGATGCCGTAAGTTTTATCGGCGATCCACTTCTTATCGTAAAGTTCTTCATCAATAATGACATGGGCCAGCGCAAGCATGAAAGCCATATCCGTACCGGGACGGATGGGATACCACTCATCTGCCAAAGCTGCGGTCTTGGTGTAGCGCGGATCAAGCACCACCAGCTTGCTGCCTTTCTGCATGGCGGTCATCAGATCGATGGAATCCGGCGTGACCAGAGCTTCAAAGCGGTTAGCCCCGGCCATGATGATATATTTGCTGTTGAGTACGTCGGCAAAAGGAACTTCGCCGAAGGTATCGAGAAAAGCACGGCTTCCGCTAAGGAGACAGAGGGATTCGTGGGAAGTCACGTTATAGGAACCGTAAACTTCGGCAAAACGGCCCACGAACTGGGATTGCAGGTCGGCCCCGGCAGAAAAGAGATGCCCGCAGGGGGTATACTTCTTGCGGATATCCTGCATCTTCTCAACCATCAGGTCGATGGCCTCATCCCACGGAATGCGCTGCCACTTACCCTCGCCGCGTTCGCCCTTGCGAAGCAGGGGGTGCTTTAAGCGGTCAGGATCATACATCTGTGCTACCCCGGCATTGCCGCGGGCGCAGAGCATACCTCTGGATTTGAGAAATTTGGGGTTGGGATCGAGTTTCTTGATTACACCGTCCTGAACACGGGCGATGCAGCCGCACTTGTTGAAGCACATGTCACAGGCCGAGAAAGCGGATTCCCAGTCACCTGATGTATTATTGACCTGCGCGGACGCTGTTTGCAGTCCGCCCAGAACGGGAGCACTCCCGGCTGCGGCAGCGGCCAGCATCCCGGAGGCCTTGAAAAAGTCGCGGCGGGAAAGCCTGGTCTTGTCTTTAGCCACTTCCACCTCCATGTTGATCAAGGGGAAAGGAGTTAAGATTGCTGTGCGGGGGAAAGGTCATTCCCACCGCACAGGAAATGAATACCTAGGTGCAAAGATGATAAACTTAAGTAATCATCTGCGGATTAAACACTAGCTGCACTTGGCCGGAGACGGAGAATCCTTGGCGTAATCATGCAGGTAAGTAAAAATATCGTTGATGTCCTTTTCCTTCACCTTGCTCCACTCAGGGGAACACTTGATCTTGGAAGTGTCGGAGAACATAGCGGTCCACTCTGCCTGAGTCTTGGTGCTGGGGCTTAAATCGGATGCTGTCTGGCCGTGACAGGAACGGCAATGTTTGCGGTAAAGAAACTTACCTTTACGGGCATTACCACCGCCGAAAGCGGTAGCCATGCTGGCCATAGACAGGACCATGAGGGCACAAATCAAAATACCTATCACCTTACGATTCATTAGAAACCTCCATAATTATTTTCTTAACCCATAACATCCCCTTCTCATTTTTTAAAGCGAAAGAGATGTTTTTTTAGCGAACTCTTCAACTCTAAGATACCCATACGGGGTATAGGTGTCAACGATAAAACGCACACAAACCCATAGCTCCACCCGATGACACCCGAAACTGAAAACTCAGCTTTGCACCCCACATACAGCAAGTGCAATCCAAAGTAAGCACTGCACCCACAACACATTCAATATTATCAGTGTCTTACAAAAATATATCTTTTGGCCCGCATTTTGCTTTTACAGCCATCAGGATACAGGCAGACCACGGTCTGTTTTGAAAATAAATTTGGAGGATATGTAAAAAAATGGCAGAAAACGCAGTTAAGCAGAGCAGTGATGTCGTAGTCGACAAAGCAGCAAGCTCATGGTCCGACCTATGGAAAAAAGAAGATTACTGGGCCATCTGGCTGGGATTCCTGATCCTGACCATCGGCGCAATAATCTTTTTCAACAATAAGCCCGCGGACATGGAAGCCAAGTTCGCAAAACAAAACACTATCATGACCGAGGAAGCTGCCCGTGCTCCCTTTAAAACCATAGCATGGTACGAGGCCCAGACCGCCAAAGAAAAAATCAAGGCCAAAAACCAGCCTGTTGGTGAAGCCATCAAGTCTTTCATGGCTAAACCCAAAAAGTGGACAACCAACCCGCTGGACGCTTTCATCCAGACTCAGGAACAGGCTGATATCAAAAACGCAGCGGGCATGCCCAAATATGAAAAGGCAAAAGCCGCAACAGCAGCAGCCAAAAGCGCAGCTCTCATTGCACAGTCCAAAGCTGAACAAGCCGGATTCAAAGATGCCAAGCTTAACGCAGAAACCTCCGCTTCTATTGAAACATGGCTGAAACTGCGCGCCAAGGAATCATCTGCCAAGAAAAAAATCAAAAATAAGCCGTACAACCTGATCCCTTCACTATTGGCTTTGATGATCGGATTCGGACTCTTCTTTGCAGTGGGAATGCGCTTCATCGACGGTGATGCCAAACAATTCCTTAAAGGATTCGGGTTGGTTTTCGTTATTGCCGTCGCTTCTTATCTCATGGCCAATCAGGCGACCATGAAACAGTACGGTATCGGATATGCCGCTTGGGCTATTGCCATCGGTCTGGTTATTTCCAACACCATCGGAACCCCGACTTGGGCCAAGAAAGCTCTTCAGGTTGAATTTTTCATTAAGACCGGACTTGTTCTGCTAGGTGCGGAAGTCCTGTTCAACAAAGTTGTGGCCATCGGTATCCCCGGTATCTTTGTAGCCTGGGTTGTCACCCCGGTTGTTCTGATCACTACCTTCATCTTCGGTCAGAAAGTAATTAAGATACCGTCTAAAACCCTGAACATGGTTATCTCCGCCGACATGTCCGTTTGCGGTACTTCCGCAGCCATTGCAGCGGCTGCGGCATGCAAGGCCAAGAAAGAAGAGCTGACCCTCGCAATCGGCCTTTCCCTTGTCTTCACTTCCGTCATGATGATCATCATGCCCGCCATCATCAAAGGCACCGGAATGCCTTTCATTCTCGGCGGAGCATGGATGGGCGGAACCATCGACGCCACCGGGGCTGTTGCAGCAGCCGGGGCCTTCCTTTCTGAAAAGGCTCTTTACGTAGCGGCGACCATTAAAATGATCCAGAACGTGCTGATCGGTGTAACCGCCTTCGGTATCGCCATCTTCTGGGCCACTAAAGTTGAAGCCAAAGCCGGGCAGAAAGTGCACGCCATGGAAATCTGGCACCGCTTTCCCAAGTTCGTACTCGGTTTCCTGACCGCATCGGTAATCTTCTCCATCATCTACACTTCACTTGGTTCCGACGCTGGTTTCACCATGATTGACCAGGGCGTATTGCGCGGCTTCTCCCGCATCTTCCGCGGATGGTTCTTCTGCCTGTCCTTCGCAGCAATCGGGCTGGCTACCAACTTCCGTGAACTCAAGCATTACTTCAAAGGCGGCAAGCCGCTCATCCTTTACGTATGCGGCCAGTCCTTAAACCTGTGCCTGACCCTGATCATGGCTTACCTCATGTTCTACGTGGTCTTCCCTGACATTACTTCCAAAATCTAGACATTTGGAATCACACCCCCCTACATGGAGGGAAGCGTTGATGCGCTTCCCTCCCCATAAAGGAACAACAAAATGGAAAATAAACCCCTCAGCTTCAGAATTATTTCTTTCTTCGCCACTTGCGCCGTAATCTGGGCCATGGTCTTTGTAGCTGGTCCATTACTCATAGATACAACCCCGGCCTTCCGCACGCTGGCCGACTTTGTGGTCGAATCCGACATTGAAACCGGAGAATTTTACTACACAGATGTGGAAATTGTCGGACACGCGGATCACAACGCCCGCAGTTCAATGGAATACCTGCCCCACGGCCCCGGACCTGAATAGGAATCAGGACCAGTGGATCAGGATCTGAACATGGAATCTATCATTTTACCGGCAGAAATGAGATAATAGCCGGTGCGTGGAACAGCACCGAGAAAATAGCCTAGCTGTTCGAGCTCTGTCCGGCCTAAATCAAGAATGGAAAAATAGACCTTAAAACAAAGGATAAGGCTCAAAAGGCACAGGATGGTTATGGGGACCGAGCTGCTCAGGCGGGTGAATAAATCCTTCACTTTAATTTTACTTTGAAAAAAGAGAACCAGAGCTGCCGCGCATTGCAAAAAACTGTTCCAGCCACGCACGAACAGGTCCGCAGTGATAAAACCGGCCAGAAACGCTGCAAAAAATTGATAAAAACTGTTCATAGCCCCCCCTCGCTCAAAACCCGTTACAAAAAAGACTACCCCATTTAATATAACCTTACCCTGCTCAAGCAATCACGGTCAAGGAAACCGGGCTTGACTTCGGGGGTTCCGGCTATAAACTGCTTGAGCAGGCGGCAAAGCATGAAACTTCCCAGACCATATTCCATACAAAGCAAATTTCTTTTAAGCCTGATTCTGACCTCCCTTGTTATCGGGGGAGTTCTTTTTGCGGGCTTTTCCATGCACATGAGCAGGGTTCTCGAAAATGTCGTGCGCGAAAAAGCACGCATGGTTTTCGGGCAGGTGGACTCGGTGCAGAATTACGTGCGCGGTGTGCTCCGCCCTCAGATGTATGAAGAACTGCCCGATAAATTCATTATTCAGGCCATGTCTTCTTCTTTTGTAACCCGCAACATCATGGCCCGCGATGAAAATGAGACCTCAAGCTTCAGCTACCGCCGTGTGGCGGAGGGAGCACGAAACCCGGACTATGAAGCAAAAGGGATAGAACTGGAGCTGATCAACCATTTCAGGGAAAATCCCGGCAACAGATTCTGGGAAGGTTACAAAACCATCCACGGAGAAAAACATTTTGTCATGGCCCGCCCGGCGATGTTCAAAAAAAGCTGTTTGCGCTGTCACGGAAAAGTTGAAGACGCTCCCGTAGAACTGGTTGAACTATATGGCAATCGAGGTTTCGGACATACAGCTGACAGCATCGGCGGAGTGGATTTTGTCGGCCTGCCGGTCAGTGCTTCCGTAGCCCACATTCAGGAAACCATCATGACCTACATCGGCGTTTTCCTGCTGGCCGTGCTGCTTTATCTCGGAGCAACCAACATGCTCTTCAAACGGATAGTAGCCAACAACATCCGTATCTTGACCACCAATTTCCGGCGCAATTTCAGTGATGAAAAAGGAGTGGCCCTTTTCAGGGAAGTGGAACAGGAAGATGAAATCGGCGAGATGATCGGCGGTATCGAGAAACTCAGTGACTACATGTTCGACACCCGCCAGAAACTACAGGAGTATGCATCCAACCTTGAAAAGATGGTTGAGGAACGTACCGGAGAACTGGAACTGGAAGCAATTGCCCGCCAATCAGATGTGGAACTTTTCGTACAGCTTCTGGCCGGGTCCAGCCGCAGTCAGTCCCGAGCAGAGCTGTGGAGAGCAACCCTGCCCCTGATTCATAAAAGATTTAATCTTGAACGGACCGCTTATGTCTGCACTTTTTCCAGTAAAAATTTCTATTCCCTGCCGGATAATCCCGAACGTCCTCCCCTTCCCGATAATTGGGTGGAACTGCTGACCGAATCCGTTCCCCTTATCCTTGATGACCGGGCATATATTCCAGTTGAGTCTTCTTCGGGAAGTGCCGAGGGACTGCTCTGCCTGTTTCGCAGGGAGAATTCATCATTCCGGGAAAAAGACCTTGCCGTATTACGGGCCATAGGACGCCAGCTCGGAATTGCAGCAGACAGCATTTCCGCACTGAACAGCATTGTGCGCCACAATGCCAACCTGCAATCAATATTTGAAGGTATCAGTGACCCCCTGCTGCTGGCTGACGGAACGGGAACCCCCATTGTTGCCAATGAATCTGCCCGCAAACTGGGAGAGGAACTTTCCGACGGAACCATTACCGACGGCGGCGTGGTCAGCCTGCTCTGCCACGGCCCCGGAGATTCCGGAAACTGTGGAATTTCTAAATCCCTGTTTATGAACAAACCCTTGTCCAGAGAAGTCTCCCTGCCGGAGGGACGTTCTTTTGCCATCAATATCTATCCCATTCAGGATGCGGAAAATCCCATTGAACGCAGGGTGGTCATCTACGTTCATGAAACAACCAGTCAGAAACAGATGCTGGCCCATATGACTCAGGCCGAAAAGATGGCAACAGTAGGGAAACTTTCAGCCGGGCTGGCCCATGAAATCAACAATCCGCTGGGGGTTATTCTCTGCTATGCTGAACTTTTGAAAAAAGATGCTGCCGGACAGAACGCCGAGGACATTGAAGTAATACTAAAACACACCAGACAAGCCCAGACCGTACTAAAGGATCTGCTGAACTTCGCACGGCCAAAGGTTTCTTCAACAGTCGGCAGCGATTTGACAAAAATCGTCCGCGAAGTTGCCGATGTTTTCCGCATTCAAGCGGACAAACAGGGGGCGAAAATAAGCCTTGAACTTGATGAATCCATTCCTAAACTGAATGTGGAACCGCAGGCCCTTGAACACATTGTTGCCAACCTGCTCTTGAACGGGCTTGATGCTGTACCGGAAAACGAAGGCAGATTAAAAATTACCCTTGGCATTGAACAACCGGGGCAGGCCGTGCTTAAAGTAACGGACAACGGTCCCGGCATAGCACAGGAAGACCTGCAATATGTATTTGACCCCTTTTACACCACCAAAGAGGTGAATAAAGGTTCCGGTCTGGGGCTGGCTGTAGTATTTGGGTTCATGAGTGATCTCGGCGGTTCCATTGAAGTGGAGAACGGCAGCAAGGACAAAGGAGAACTGTCCGGGGCTGTATTCACCCTGAAATTTCCCCTGACTGAAAAGGATGGATAATGGCTGACACACATCAGCAAAAGATATTGGTAGTTGATGATCAGGAAGATTTCGCCCGAGGAATCAAAAGATTAATCGAGGGGGCTTTTCCTGAGAATGAAGTCCACATGGCTTTCAATGGAGAGCAGGCACTTGCTGCACTTAAATCTCAGCAGGTAAACCTGATGATCAGTGACCTCCAGATGCCCGGCATGAACGGTCTGGAACTTTTAAAGACCGCCCTTACACAAAGCGATTCACTCTCTGTGGTAATGCTCACCGCCCACGGAACGGTGGAGACCGCAGTGGAAGCCCTTAAGGCGGGGGCCTATGATTTCGTGACCAAACCCATTGAACAGGAAAACCTGTTCCGGGTCATCAGCAAAGGCATGGAACGCAGCCGTTTACTTGAAGAGAACAGACTGCTTCGGGCACAGATTGAGCAGCACAAAGACCGGTTGCTTGGGCAAAGTCCAGTCATGCAGCAGCTAAAACAATCCATCGGAGCTGTGGCCCGTACTGATTACAATGTTCTGATTATGGGCGAGTCCGGAACGGGTAAAGAATTGGTGGCCGGGATGGTGCGGGACCTGAGTTCACGGGCGGATAAACCATACGTAACCGTCAACTGCACGGCCATCCCTGACAATCTTCTGGAGAGTGAACTTTTCGGACACGTAAAGGGAGCATTCAGCGGTGCAGATCATGACCGCGAAGGACTTTTTGCCCGCGCTGACGGGGGAACAATACTGCTCGATGAAATCGGCGATATCCCACTTGAAACACAGGCCAAGCTATTACGGGTCCTTCAGGAAGGAGAGATCAGGCCCGTAGGCTCAGACCGTTCAAAAAATATCGATGTGCGAGTGCTGGCCTCTACCAATCAGGACCTCCCCCTGCGGGTTGCGGAAAAATCATTTCGGGAAGACCTGTACCACCGCTTGAACGTGCTGCCTTTGAACCTTCCTTCACTGAAAAACCGCCCCGGCGATATTCCCTTGCTGGCCCGTTATTTTGCCCAAAAATCCTGTATCGAACTTGGGCTGCCGGAAAAAGAACTGGACCCGACAGTAGTAGGACATTTAAGCGGGCAGAAATGGACCGGAAATGTCCGCGAACTGCAAAACACCATGCGCAAACTGGCCGTATTCAGCACCGGGGAATCCATAACAATGCTGGCTGTAAACATGGCTGAAGGCAAAATGACCCAGGAAATGGGAGAAAAAACAGCTGCCAGCCTTCCCTTCAAAGAAGCTAAGCAACAATTGGTGGACAGCTTCAGCAGAAGCTACATCAGCGATATCCTGACCCGCAGCGGTGGCAATGTTTCAGAAGCAGCCCGCATGTCCGGTCTGTCCAGAGTGGCGGTGCAAAAGATGCTCGGCAGATTCAACCTTAAAACCTCGTTTTTTAAAGGGAATTAAACCGAGATTCCAATGTGCTGTACAAGCAAGAATCATTCACCCAGCCCTTACCAGACGAAGTAAGCAGTCAAAGAGCTTTTCCAAGTCCATATCCACGACAAAAACGCGTTATCATCCACATGCTCCTAAGCCTGACGCAAAGCGTCATGTGCAGAACAACCGGGACGAAATCCGTAACAGAACTCAAAAAACAGTAGTTCCAGTACCCAAGTCAGTACTTGCAGGATGGCTTGCTGAACAAAACGGGAACCCCAGACGGAATGTCCCGCCTCCGAGTTTGTAGAGAACTTGCACCACTTAAATTTACGTCATGCTTTGTGCGCAAGCTTACAGATAAGCTATCCCCAAAATTCATCCAAAATATAACAACGCCCCTCCTCTGCCAGAGGAAAAGGACTGTTGGCCAGATAAGGGGTATGATAACCGAGTACTTTCCCGCTAATCTTAGCCTGCAAAGACTCGACCTGCTTCCAGTGGGTGTGCACACTGTCCGGGTTATCAAACTCTATTTCATGAAAAACAAGATCACAGGAAGCAAACCACTCGGCTTCCAGCTCAGCACGCTTGAGGATTTTATTGATCCCTTCATCATACTTCGTGTCACCTGAATAGCCGAAACTTCTCCCCCCGGCTGAAATCTTAAGCCCGATGGTTCCGTAAGGCAGGATATGATGATTCCAGCGGCTGTCAATTCGGATTGGGCCTAATTGAAACGGAATACCGGGTTGCAACGAAAAGCACTCCACATGCTCTTCCAAATCGGGAAAAAGCGGAGAATATAGATCTGTCAGAATTCGAAATACGTTGTCGGCAAGAATCAACTTCAACTTTCGGTTATGCTTGCGGGCCCGCTGCATACAGGCGGTAAAACCCTGCACGTGGTCTTCGTGATTATGAGTGAATAAAAAATGGGTGACGTCGTCCCAGTGGATGTTGTGCCGGGCAAGGGTGTGGGCCGGATAACCGCAAGGGTCTATCCAGATAACATATTCGCCGAAACGGACAATGGTGTTGGCAACAGTACCGTAAACCCCATTTCCACAGCCGATAGGAAGAACTTCAAGGCTCTCACGGTTTTTGCTGTCTCTGGGAATAGCTGCCAACAGGGATTCGATAGCAGCATCGGGACTTTCAGACGGAAGCAAATCATTGCGGCAATAAAGAAATTCATCGGCATCGGAAATGACAACATCACTGCCTTGGCAGCAAATTTCCAGACTGCCGATACGATAACATGGATCGGCAGCGTTATGATGAAACCATTTACCGAGCCAATTCTTGCGGACCACTTTGAGATTTTTGTCATCAAAAAAATATGGGAAAATGCATTCAAGGTGACTGTAAACCTGTTTTACGTTTTGCTTTGAGCCTACATATTCCCTTAAGATACCGCCTTTTATCTGAGACTGCCAAAGAATAAATTCTTCTCCGGTACGGTTGTCCCCGGCCAACGAGACCTCCCAATCGGGAACCACCACGATCTCCTCCCGGAAACCGTGTTCAGTCAGAAATTTAGCAACGTCCGGCATACTGCCGATCCGCACGGTCCCCTCTGAGGTACAAACCAAGTCTACAAACATCCCGCAGTGTTCTATCCGCTGCACCCGTT
This window encodes:
- a CDS encoding 4Fe-4S dicluster domain-containing protein, with the protein product MSKTVQLAMVIDSSKCIDCKGCVASCKVANDVPDGQWRNWIKSSVPDFASGRPRTHFQPGGCMHCDNPTCVQACPTGATYKDKKDGTVRIDTSLCIGCGNCIPACPYDARFRNEITRKADKCNFCAERREQGLLPACVDTCPTKARVFGDINDPESEAARLLQENKGKLVRVINTKSDTKPNMIYLGETAPLEWPVEAKMPSAMDVLTTMVNPVVKTVVGLSGLGVAVMLGRQLLVGSEEHDDSQNKGGDE
- a CDS encoding formate dehydrogenase subunit gamma; this encodes MTSRQYKRHDRSDIFIHWFNAACWFLLLVTGLALFGNPDIDPLGSGYPAFMRSLVGGGGNLLTIHVTLGLVWAGGLLLYMLINLKGAIFFLKEVFMVDPARDIVWMIRKMILMTAGPKLLGKNAELPDQGYYNMGQKAFAQASVVGGIVIVVTGIIMFLSDRTLGPEHMALVSWSITLHYLAVGLVFAGLLVHIYMAAISPEEKPGFRSMFTGHVPEDYAKHHHKLWYDKVKDNPSSEV
- a CDS encoding molybdopterin-dependent oxidoreductase — translated: MAKDKTRLSRRDFFKASGMLAAAAAGSAPVLGGLQTASAQVNNTSGDWESAFSACDMCFNKCGCIARVQDGVIKKLDPNPKFLKSRGMLCARGNAGVAQMYDPDRLKHPLLRKGERGEGKWQRIPWDEAIDLMVEKMQDIRKKYTPCGHLFSAGADLQSQFVGRFAEVYGSYNVTSHESLCLLSGSRAFLDTFGEVPFADVLNSKYIIMAGANRFEALVTPDSIDLMTAMQKGSKLVVLDPRYTKTAALADEWYPIRPGTDMAFMLALAHVIIDEELYDKKWIADKTYGIDQLREHVQKYDPRFAAEECGIPAQDIARIARELAAAAPASMIYPGRRTSDYKNSTQIRRSFAIVNGLLGNWDQPGGLLAAREVGLKGVPYDAPWYDENPDDRVDAHKVPMMFEHDGSFIITRDAVLSGKPYPVKGWFIYKTNPLGTAPNRAKTIEMANAMEFMTVVDIAMSDTAWMADLVLPAPSYLERQDPASGLQGSVACACVVQRDPVVPALYESRPVFDVLKDVAGKMELGEYFDFTIEEYRKKQLRELPGAAEAFEKDGVYYNPSKVYGIYEDRVYKTLSKKVEFYNQRYAKMGVDPMPIYTPPAKPPKNKFRMVIGRSACVTQTSSQNNAVLHQITGPNTLWLNTKSAESLGIKPGDMVEVSSSVGKGELKVEITDGILENTVYMLSGFGPLSPQLSLIFGEGASMAAVLEGGYDEICGNAALHETFVSVTRKVAS
- a CDS encoding rhodanese-like domain-containing protein, coding for MRKMQFFKVVVLALCLAFIAAPAMAKDVIPKSKMQDWMYKDMVDTDFVAKYAKMPKPAGVMIIDSRPYKGKYILGYIPTAVSIPDSQFDKMTDKLPKDKNTLLIFYCQGLKCKLSHKSAKKAVKMGYKNVKVYPYGYPGWMKSGRYGSIGLEPIAEMMAKGEPYMLIDARPTKKFLDGSIPSAISIPDSKWAKRTGLLPADKRNTKLIYFCGGYKCKLSHKSAIRAMGIGYKDVHVAEAGYPGWKELYGASGSVEVKSGGEEGSIDIEQFKKIIAEKPNSIMLIDVRDADEFAQGHIPSAVNIPVDMLEKKIKTLSADKPIVFVCTTGARSGEAFYMTMDMRPDIKEAYYLEAETDFHKDGSYTIHTPKK
- a CDS encoding c-type cytochrome, encoding MNRKVIGILICALMVLSMASMATAFGGGNARKGKFLYRKHCRSCHGQTASDLSPSTKTQAEWTAMFSDTSKIKCSPEWSKVKEKDINDIFTYLHDYAKDSPSPAKCS